One window of the Emcibacter sp. genome contains the following:
- a CDS encoding SDR family NAD(P)-dependent oxidoreductase, producing the protein MGKLDGKIALITGASRGIGREVALEFAREGAEVILVARTVGALEEMDDRIKAETGREATLVPLDITDYDGIDRLGAALYEKFGRLDILVGNAGALGVLSPVSHIAPKDWDTLVNVNITANYRLIRSLEPLLKASDAGRAVFVTSGAAHKSKPYWGGYAMSKAALEVLVKTWAEEMKITGIRANLINPGPMRTHMRAKAMPGEDPESIPHPREIAPMFVDMCSEAFSETGQVFDFREWKK; encoded by the coding sequence ATGGGTAAACTTGACGGAAAAATCGCCCTCATTACCGGGGCCTCCCGCGGTATCGGTCGTGAAGTGGCTCTGGAATTCGCCCGTGAAGGCGCAGAGGTCATCCTGGTCGCCCGAACCGTCGGGGCCCTTGAGGAAATGGACGATCGCATCAAGGCGGAAACCGGCCGGGAAGCTACCCTCGTGCCGCTTGACATCACCGACTATGACGGCATCGACCGTCTGGGCGCAGCGCTCTACGAAAAATTCGGCAGGCTGGATATTCTGGTCGGCAATGCCGGCGCGCTGGGCGTCCTGTCCCCGGTCAGCCACATTGCCCCCAAGGACTGGGACACACTGGTCAATGTGAATATCACGGCCAATTACCGCCTGATCCGCTCACTGGAGCCGCTGCTCAAGGCCTCAGACGCCGGTCGGGCTGTTTTTGTCACCTCCGGCGCCGCGCACAAGAGTAAACCCTATTGGGGCGGCTATGCCATGAGCAAGGCGGCGCTTGAGGTGCTGGTGAAAACCTGGGCCGAGGAAATGAAAATCACCGGCATCAGGGCAAACCTGATTAACCCGGGCCCGATGAGAACCCACATGCGCGCCAAGGCCATGCCCGGCGAGGATCCGGAAAGCATTCCCCATCCCCGTGAAATCGCCCCGATGTTTGTGGACATGTGTTCTGAGGCGTTCAGCGAAACCGGCCAGGTGTTTGATTTCCGCGAGTGGAAGAAGTAG